The genomic region TGTAGATTTGTAGGTTGGGTTGCCAAAAAGCAGGCAACCCAACCTACGCGGCTATTTTCGACGCGGGTAAAAGCTGCCTGTCATTTTTTCTTATAAAAATTATTGGTATAGCAGGACATCAGCGCCCCCCTGACCAAGGTAATATCATCCTGCTGATAGATCCGGCTGCCCTTATCGCTCAGAGTCGGCATGAGATTTTTGGTTTCGTCGGAAATATCGCCATCGCCGAACACCTCATCTGCCACGCAACTACAGTAAGCGCTAGCCTGATCTATAGGACGTGAGGTACTCTCCTGTTGTACACAACCATTGATGAAAACTGATTTAACCCCGGCAGCCTCGCCATTCCCGCCGCCGCATCCCGCCAGACCGATAAATAGCACCGTTAAAAACCTCAAAATTTGTTTGTTCATTTTTATTTCTTATTATCGATTAAAGTTATGGAACTATTTTATTTATCAAAACGTAAAGCGCGGCCGATCAATTCTCAGGTCGGTTTGGCAAAGACAACTTAATAACGGAAGCTGACAACCCAACCTTTGGTGCTACGATATTTAGCAGAGTCAAAATATTGATTTAATAATTCGAGGCTCGCATAAGTATTGCCCAGAATTATTAGACCAGCGAAGTGATGAATATCCACCTAAAAGCCTATGTCCAATCCATCGGTTATCAATAATTTCAAGGTCTTTTTTATTAACCAATAATAGTCTTCCCATAAACTCTATCCATTGCTTAGGAGAAATTAGAGTTGTTGAATAAGCGTGTAATGATCTACCGCTATCATAAAAAGCCATGTTTTTAAATATATTTATTGGTAACAATTTTTTTAATCTATAAATTGTATCAGCCGTTAATGAGTCTTCAATTGAAAAATCAATCATCGGTATGTGCATGAAGCGTCCATTTACATGCACTTTAGAATGTATAGCTAGTTCTTGATCACTGTTAAGTGAATTGATTAATTTGGCAATATATTCCTCAGAAAGATTGTCAGAAACAATATCGATGTATTCTCTCTCGTCGAAAAGAGAGTCTGGCTTATATATATATTTGCTAAGTTGAAAAACTATGTTTTTTTTGTCTCTTAATTTTTCAACAAAAAAATATGGGTGATCTTTATTAATCAATGAATTCTAATTCCTTCAAGAATTTGATATGTTTCCAGTGCAAAATCGTCCGTCATTCCAGATATATAGTCTACAATTAAATGCGCGCGCCTCGTTGCCTCACAGCCAGCCTTTGATTTATATTTTTTGATATAATTTGGAGGAATTCGACGCAGTAATCTTATATGGTAATCTAAATGATGTTTTGTTATTAAATTAGCATCGCCATTTACTAAAGCATTAAAATGATTTTCTTCCAAATCCAATAATATTCCAAAATGCTTTAATAACCCTGTTATTACGCTCCTACCCGCAAGCTCCACCTGTTCTGCAGAAATATGCGAGTATATATTCTTCCTTGCATAACTTTTGACTTCTTTGATCAGTCCACCTACTTCTGATGTTTCTGGTAATAGATTTACTTTTTCACCATCGAAGATTTCTTCCATCTGATTTATAAAGCTTTCAGAAACAACCCCAACAGCATCTGTAATTGTTTTTGTCTTAAATGCGATAAATGGATCAATATACGAAGAATTCATATCGATACTCTTAAATTTGATTTTTAATTGCTCCAAAGAAACAATATTCTTTTCTAAGCCATCTTCAAGATCACTCATTGAATAGGCGATATCATCTGCAGCATCCATTAAATACATTAATGGAAATTTATTTTTAGAACTCCAACTTAATTTCTCGCATGCCTGCAGATAGTAATTGTATTCGCTCTTAAATAAACCAATTTTTTTGATCTCGGGGTCATTTTTTTTATCTTCGCTGATATAAGGATACTTAACCATAGACAACAGCAAAGTACATGTTAGATTAAATCCATATTCATCAGCTCCACTAAGAAATGATGCAAGACGAAAACCTTGTGGATTACCATCAAAATTTATTAAATCATCTGGAACAGTTTCGCTATTCTTTTCTCTATCTTTAAACCAATCTCGAATAGCTGACTCGCCAAAGTGACCAAATGGAGGATTACCTATGTCATGCAATAAACAAGCGGTTTCGATAGTATTTACAAAAGCGGCTAATTGCTTGTAATTAGAAGAGTCAAAAGCATCTAATTTCTCGATTATCTTTTGACAAATATAACGACCAATTTGACTTACTTCTATCGAATGCGTCAACCTGGTTCTGACTGCGGCGTTCGGCTCTAAAGGAAAAACTTGTGCTTTTTGTTGCAACCTACGAAAAGCTGGAGAGTTAACAACTCTTCCTTTATCACTTTCAGAAGCTATTAATATTCCTGGCCTTCCACTAGTTGAAGTCCTTAAACGATCTTCTTTAAGCAAAGCTAATAGTCTTTCAAAATTTGAATTCATATTCTTTAATTGTTCCCTACTTAACTAGGTCGTCGAGTGTCAATTCGCAATCTGGCGCAAAGGTCTGCATAAAAAACAATACTTCTGGCTGTTCAACCATACTGAATATTATTTTTTCAAGCTGCTTGGTTGCAACTTCAAACTCAGTGTTACCAGCTTTTAGTTCTGCCTGACATTTTAAATAAGCTGAGATTTTATCTGCAGCTTTGATAATTTGTTGTAGCTCTATTGGTAAATGTTCGTGATCAAGCAATTGCCGGTAATCTTCTTTTAGATCTTTAGGAAGTATACTTAATAATGTCTGTTCAGCTTGATGTTCGATCTGCTTATAAGCATCAAGAATCGCCGATGAATGATATTTAATAGGAGTTGGCAAATCTCCGGTAATAACTTCGGTGACATCATGATATAAAGCTGCCGTTGCAATGGCATTTGCATCAACTTGACCATCAAAATAACGATTTTTAATGAGCGCCAAGGCGTGCGCAATTACAGCGACATCCCAACTATGCTCCATTACGTTCTCTTCGTGCGCATTACGCATTAGGCCCCAACGTTTAATCCATTTCAGCCGTGAAAGATAGGCATAAAAGCTACTAGTACTATCAGTCATTAGAGTTTTATCTATAATTTGCAGTTACTTTTAGTCTGTAGGATTTGCTAAATTTCTGCAAATCAAGATGAAGCGTTGCATTATCTTATTTATTTTTGATCATGACCGCCGATGATTTTCTTTGGAAAACTTAACAATCGTACATAGTTAAAGTTAGGCTGAAAAAGCCTATTCCTTGCGATAATAGGCTTCATGAATGAGATCTTTTTCTACAATTTGACCAACACCTCACCTCGCCCCATCTCCGCCATATCCCCAGCATAGCGCCGCACGCGATTAAATCCAGCCGCTGTATCGGCAAAGCGCGAGTTCAGGCTTTTGAACGAAGCGAAAAGCATCGGCAAAAATCCCAACGTATGCGCGCCGCAGTCGTTGAAGCTGGCTGGAAACTGCGGCGGGTTCCACAAGAGCAGGGTGCCGCGGCGCATCGCGTAGCCGAGGTAGCGGCCGGTCTGGCCCATGACGGCGATGGTGCCGGCGGTCATTCTGGAACCGCAGTAGTCGCCGGCGTTGCCTTCGATCAGGATCGTGCCGCGGCGCATGTGGTCGCCGACGCGCTCGCCGACATTGCCCCGGACCAGGATCAGCCCGCCTTTCATGCCCATTTTGTTGCCGGGCAAGGCGCCGCCGAGAAAGTCGCCGGCGTCGCCATCGATTTCGAGCGTGCCTTTTTTCATTTCGCAGGCGGCGTAGAGGCCGGCATTGCCGGTAACGCGGATATTGCCGGCCTTCATGCCCATGCCGAGATAGGCGCCGGCGTCGCCTTCGACTTTAATGCGGCCGCCGTTCAGCTCCTTGCCGATGAAGTCGAGCTTGCCGAAGCTGTTTTTGATCACGATGTTCTGAGCATCCCCGCCGGTTATGCTGAACAGCGCATCGACGCGCAGTCTGACCTTGCCGGATTGCAGTTCGAGCGCCGCGATTTCGGAAATTTCCTTGCCTTCGAGGTTCTGGCAGACCAGAGGCGACAGATCGACGCGCTGGTCGGGACGGTGTTTCAACGTAAACGTCAATGCGCTCATGCCATGATCTCCTGCAGATGAAAATGAAACGGTCCGAGTTTGCCTCCGTAATTGCCAGCGCTGATGCGGGTGATGCCGTGTTCCGCGCCGAGATCGCAGACGGCCTGGATGCCGACGCGCATCGCCTTATTGATATCCTCCTTGGTCAGGCCGTCGATGACGATTTCCATCACCGATTCGACTTCCGGGGACAATTCTGTCTGGGTCATGCCTTTCAGGGTTGGGCAGAACGCATCATTGGTCGAGGCGCCGAGCGCCTTGTATTTGGAGCCGACTTTCGAGCCGGAACGCACGACTCCGCCAGGGAACGGCATGATCACGTTCGGTACCTGGCGCATCGCCTCGATCGCCGCTTCGCAGGCGGCCAGAGCTTCGGGTTGCGATTTGGCCAGCACCAGGAAGTTGCCGCCGCCGATCGCATCGACCTGAGCTGTGGTCGCTTCGGCCAGGAATTCGCCGTCCATCACCGGGATGCGCCAGTAACGCTTGCCGCCGATCTGTTTCGAGACCTGAAAGCCGTCGCCGAAATAGCGCAGGTTTTTGCCCAAAGGAATCGGCTTGCCGCCTTCGATGCCGGCGAACAGCGCCGAAGTCGGGGAGGTCAGCACGCATTGCCCGGCGCGGGTTTCGAGTTGCTTCGCGAGACCCTTGCCGCCCATCGCGAAGATCATGATCGAGACGCCGGGCCGTCCGTCCGGCGTCTCGGACGGATCGAGCACCCGTTCGATGCCGGCCTCGCAGCCGCAGGCGATCACCGAGGTCGCGAAACCGGTCATCGCCTGGGCGGAAATCATCGCCCATTTTTCGTTCTGCGCGGTGATGATCGCGCGCGTCGCCTTCATCGGAAATGCTTCCGCGAAGGTTGCATCTATCGTTACGCCGTTAATAATCATGCTTGATACTCTTTTTCAGTGTTCTTTTCATTGTATTGAACCCAATCGATGCGTTTTCCGGTCGCTCTTTCATACAGAGTTTCCGGCGAAACATCGAAACCGCAATCCCAGACGACAGTTGCCCATTCATCCAAAGTGAAGGATTTGAAACGATTGATATCCCTTAATGGCGCGGCGGCATCGTACTTGAAAACCAGATCCTGTAGATCGACATCGCCCGATTCACCGGTATTGAAAACCAGTCTCAAACGATATGCATCAAGATATGTGGCTGTTTTTACGCTGACAATCATATTCTTACACTAATGGTTTGATTTTATGGAAATCCTTGGTATGCCACATTTTCAATAATTCGGGTTGATGAAGCTCCGCCCATTCTTCAACCAATCCGCGAACTTTTCCCGGCAGATGGCCCGCCAGGATATTCAACGATTCGATTGCCACCACAGCCTTGTATTCGTTGTATTTGACGTGAAAATGCGGCGGATTGTGTTCATCAAAATACATAAAAATGACAATGCCAAGAAATCGGCTTATTTCGGGCATGTAACGTTCTCGAGTCTCCTAAAGCCCTAAACACGTTCTTTCAACGGATGCGCGCTAATACTGCCTCGCCCGTCTTCGGTGATTTCGTCGTCGCTGATCTTGAAATTGCCGAGCTTCATCGTCAGATAGCGGTCGAAATAGTCCTTCAGGCCCTTCTCGACCGACGGGTCGAAATCGGGCTTGACCACGTGAGTGGTTCCCCACTTCGTAGCGATCACCTTGCCGTCTTGGACAACCAGATCGCCATCCTTGAATACGTAATCGGGCTTTTCGAACATCTTTTCCCGGTCGGCATTGTCGGTGTAGACCGTGACGTCGGCCCAGTTGCCGGGGCTGAGTCCGCCGCGATCGTGCAGTCCGATCAACCGGGCCGCGCCGGCGCGGGTCATGATCGCGATTTCCTGCATTGTGTATTCGCGGTCGATCGAGGCCAGCGTCGTCATTTTCTGCGCTTCGGGATGAATCGTCGCCAGCATGTCGTTACGGAACGACTTGTCCATCAACAGGCGGATCAGGTGCGGGTAGCTGGTGAACGGCGCGCCGTTCGGATGGTCGGTGGTCAGAAAGATGCGCCATGGATCGTCGACGAGCAAAAAGGTTTCGAGGCCGATCGCCCATTGCAGCGCGTTGACGAAGTTCTGGTCGCGGTATTTGAACGGCACGACGCCGCAGCCGGCGTCGCACTCGATGTCCATCGTGACCCACTTGTTCGGATTCGCGAACTTGTGATTCGCGTGCTGACGCATGTTGTCGCCGGACGCCGTGACGGTCTGCCCGAACAGGATCTGACCGACGTCGATCGTGATGTTCTTGTGCTTGTTCACCGCTTCGGCGATCTTTGCCGCGCCGGAGGAAAATTTGAAGTCGCCTTCGGTGCCGTAGCTATGGAACTGGATGTGCGTCAGGTGCATCGGCAGGCCGCCGATCCCTTCGATCGTGTTCAGCGTCGTTTCCATGTTGCCGGGCACTCCGAGGTTGCAGCCGTGCACGTGCAAAGGATGCGGCACGCCGAGCTCCTTGACCGCGGTCGCCAGCGTTTGCAGAATCTGCCTCGGGGTCACGCCGTAATGGCTGTTTTGCTCGTCCAGATCAAGCTTGCGTTGATTGAACTTGAACGCGCTGATGCCGCCGGGATTCACGACCTTGATGCCGATCGCTTTGGCGGCCTGCATCGTCCAGGCGACATAGTCGTTGACGGCTTTCTGATCTTTCCTGGCGGTCAGCAGGCGCAAGAGGTAATCGTCGCTGCCGAGCATGACGTAGCCGCCTTTGTCCAGAATCGGGATGTCCGCCATTTCCATGTGTGCCTGGCGCGCGTTGACCGGCAGCACCGCCGGTTCGAAGCCGGCCGTGTAGCCCATTTCGGCGTAGCGGTAGCCGGTCACGAAGGTGCTCGGCATCGCGTGGCCGCAGCCGGATCTTGTGCATTCGGTGCGGGCGATCGGGTCCTGACGGTGGTCTTCGGGCAGCATCGTCCGGGCGATGGTGCCCTTGCCGCCGCCGATGTGCGTGTGCATGTCGATCGCGCCGGACATGACCACCTTGCCTTTCAGATCGTATTCCCGGTCGATCGGGACGTCCTTCGCGGGCTTCTTGACGATGCGCCCGTCCTGAATGTAAATGTCTTGTTTTTTTCCCTCGATCCCGGCGGCAGGATCATAGATGGTTCCGCCAGTGAGTTTGATCAGCATTGAGTTGCCTCGCATAAAGCGTGTTCAATCGCATGGAGCGCGTCGGCCGTGCTGGGCAGGCCCGAGTCGCGCAATTTTTTCAGACGTATCGCCACGACGTTGTCCATCCGGTAGGCGTGTCCGGCATGATCGATGCCGGGGGTGCCCACCGGAATGAAGACGTCGGGTTCTTTGGCAAAGGTCATGCCGGAGCGGCCGATCACGATCGTCGGCAGATGGTCGGTCGGGGGGACGGCTTGGGCGTTGAACGCCTGCACCCAGACCAGCGCATCGGCCTCGCCGCCGGCGATCAGCTCGTTGGCGTCGTTCAGGAAAGGGTCGTATTCGGGATAGCCGCGCGAAAAACGGAGGCGCGCGGGATAACCGGTAGTCCAGCCGCAAACCTGGTTCGCGGTCTGGTCGCCTTCCTTGCCGCCCAGAGGCAATCCGGAGCAGCGGGTATTCATGTCGTTGAGTTCCTTGATCATCTCCGACAGCGTCTGAACGGTCAGTTCGGCCTGGCGGAACGCCAAGGCTCCCGCCGCCCAGGTTACGACGCTGTAGCGCGCGGCCTTCAATTGCTCGGCAATCGTCTTCAACTCGGAGACCGCGATGCCTGCAACCGATTCCGCCTGAACGGGACGGCCTTTGACCAGGGCCCGAAGGACCGAGGTGACTTCCGGAAGGTCCGCATCATTGCAGCTCAGGACTTTCGGAGCCTGGCCTTTCGGCGAAGTCGACGCATTGCCGGAAGGCGACTTGCCCAGATAAATCACCTGCCGGCCTGCGGTGTCGTCGAGAAACATCGCTTCGGAATTCCACAGGTGGCGCTCGAAAAAACGCGGCGCGAACGCTTCCGGATCGGTGCCGACGACCAATAGAAGATCGCAGCGGTTTTTGACTTCGGCCAGCGTAGTGTTCATCCAGCCCGAATCCTGCACTACCAGAAGATTGTTGCGGGCGGCCGAGAAATTCATGTTGTCGACCACGGCTCCGCAGCGGTCCGCCAGCGCCAGCAAGGCCCGCATGCCGTTGACGTCGGTCGCGCAGCCGCCGATCACCGGCAGCCTGGTATTTTTCAGCAGGGCCGCGGCTTTTTGCGCCGCCGCTTCCAGACTGACTTCCTTGCCGCCGGCACGGGGGCTGATATCGGTAATGGGCTGTTCGAATGCGGGCGTATTCACTGCGCAACCGTTGGCCGTCACTTTCACCGTCCGGCCGTCGATCCGGACCGCCAGATCGTCGGTGCCGATTCCGCAAAAAGGACTCGGTACTTCTTTTATCTCAGTCATTCGATATCTCTCTTGCTAATTACTGTAGACAGGATCAATGGATTTACGTAATCGATCTAACCTATTATTCTAACCCGAATGACGGCCTCTGTCCCAATAAACAGAGCCTGCCGCCATCTGATTTTTGGCCTGAATGAAAAAGATTTTTCCCTATCCTGAGAGTCCCGCCGTTGCAAAAATATCCTGTTTCGCTCTTTATTTTCCGCCGGGATCTGCGGCTTTACGACAATACGGCCTTGAACGAAGCGCTCAGAGCGTCCGGTCAGGTCGTTCCCTGCTTCATCTTTGATCCTCGCCAGATCGAGCCTTATCCCTATCAAAGTGCGCCCGGATTGCAGTTCATGCTGCAAAGTCTTCAAGATCTGCGGGAGCAACTTCAGGCGCGGGGAGCGGAGCTCACCATCCGGCACGGCTTGCCGGAAGAAGTCGTTCGGCAGGCTGTAATCCAATCAAAGATCGCTGCCGTTTTTTGAATCGGGATTATACGCCGTTCAGCCGGCAACGGGATGAGGCCATTTTGCAGTTGTGCCGCACGCTCGGCATCGATTGCCATGTTCTGTCCGATGCGCTGCTGAACGAGCCGGAAGAAGTTCTCAAGAGCGATCAAACTCCGTACCAGGCGGGCTTTCAAAGGATTTTAAAGCCGGTTGATTTATTTCATCGCGATTTTGCAGCCGGCGCTGCAAAAGAACACCCGGTCGCAATAACGGCCCATCAGTTGCGCAGCCTTGCCGGATAAATCGACGAAGCGCCGGGCCAACGGATTGTCGGGAATGATGCCGAGCCCGACGTCGTTGTGCACCAGCACCATCGGGCACGGCAGATGCATCACCGCGTTCAGCTCCTGCAGAATCTCGGCGTCGGAGGACTCGTGATACAGCCGGTTGTTCAGCCACATCGAGACGCATTCGACCAGGACCGGGCCGGGGCAACGCTCGATCGCGGCAAACAGCCGAAGCGGCTCCTCGACGGTGACGAACCGGTCCCGGCGCCGTTCCCGATGGACCCGGATCCGTTCCCTCATTTCGTCGTCGATGAACTCGGTCGTCGCCAGATAATACGGCTTGTTCTCTCCGGCGTTTTCCAGAATGTAGGCTTCCGCCAGACGCGACTTGCCGCTTTTGATGCCGCCGGTAAACAAGGTCTTCACAACGCCTCCAGAATGCGGGCGACGTCGACGTGGGCTTCGACCATCGCGGTGAACCGGTCGATTTCCGCTTCCCGGTACGCTTTATAGGCATAGCCCCGGTACTCGGGATGGAGGCTCCCGAAATACTCGCCGCGAAAGGCGTCGTCGTCGAACACGCCATGGACGTGCGTGCCGGCGATGCGGCCCCGCTGGTAAAACAGAGGGTATTTTTCCAGCCGTCCACAGTGAATTTCATAACCGGGAATGGTCAGGCCGGAAAACAGCGAATATTTTCCGCGCGCCAGAATTTTCGGAGTCCGGTACACCACCGTGTCGTCGATCAGGCCCAGACCGGCCTCGCTGCCCGGCGTGTCATGCTCGACGGCGTCCGGATCGTGCAGGGTTTGGCAGAGCATTTGGTAGCCGCCGCACAGCCCGAACACAGGCTTGCCGAATTGTCGTATCGCGTCGAACAGACCGTTTTGCTTCAGCCAGCGGAGATCGCGGATAACCGTTTTGCTGCCGGGCAGGAGGACCATGTCGAAGCCCTCCAGAGGATGGTAGCCGTCGATCAGCTCGATGCGCAGCTCGGCATCGCTCATCAGCACGTCGAGATCGTTGTAATTGCTGAGCCCCGGATAAGCGATCACGGCCACGCGGATCAACGCGCGGCCGAGGCGCTGCCGGTAATTGCAGAGCGACTGGGAGTCTTCCATGTCGATGTTGAGCGGCCGATAGGGCACGACGCCCAGTACCGGCACGCCGAAGCGCTCCCGGATGATTTTTTCCCCGTCCTCGAAAAAGCGGCGGTCGCCCCGGAATTTATTGACGATGACGCCGATCGTATTCGCCCGTATGCCGGGCTCCATCAAGGCCAGCGTGCCGTAGATCGAGGCAAATACGCCGCCGCGTTCGATGTCGGCGACCAGAATGTTCCGAGTATCGTACGTCTTGGCAATGAAAGTATTCGACAGATCCTTGTGCAGCAGATTCAGCTCGACCGGCGAGCCCGCGCCTTCGGCGACGACCAGATCGTAGTCTTGCAGCAGGCGGGAAAACGCGATTTTAACCTGCGCTTCGAGCAATCCGATCCGCCGGTAATAATCGGCGATCGACTGGTTCTGATGGACCTGGCCGTTGACGATGACCTGCACCGAGCCCTCGCCGTGCGACTTCAGCAATATCGGGTTGAACAGATGGCTGGGCTCGAGCCGGGCGGCTTCCGCCTGCAGGCACTGCGCTCTCGAAATCTCGCCGCCTTCGACGGTGACTCCGGAATTGTTCGATACGTTTTGCGCCTTGAACGGGGCCACTTTCAGCCCCCGGTCGGCGAAAAGCCGGCACAGGGCCATGACCAGCGTGGTTTTTCCGGCGTCCGAACCGGTGCCGAAAACGGCCAAGGGTTTCTTCATCGGTTTAAATAGTCGATATGAGTGTAATCGGACTGATGTTGCAATTTGTGCACCGAGCCCGGATTGATGCGCAGTTGAAAGGCATTAGCCAAAGGCAGGGTCAGCACCCGTGCCAGCAAGGCCCGGATCGCGCCGGCGTGGGTGACGATCACGACCCGCTCGTAGGGCCGGGCCAGAAGCTCCTGCCAGAAGCTGCCGGTGCGCCGGTACAGATCGGTAAAGCTTTCGCCGCCCGGCGGCCCGACTTCGACAAAATGCTCGGTCCAGTAGCGCAGCCGGTCGGGCTCGACGTCGTCGAACCGGCGCCCTTCCCAATCGCCGAAGTTCAGTTCCAGCAGACGGTCGTCGAGCGTCACGTCGTCCGACAGGGCTACGGCCAGTTGCCGGCAGCGGCTCAGCGGACTGCTGAAAACGGGCCAGTCCGAAGCGATTTCCGGCAATTTCGCCGAAAGTTGCCGGGCGTCTTCGGCAAAACTCTCCGCCAGCGCCATGTCGGTCTGCCCGTAGCAAAGTCCGGATTCGGCCGCGGTGCGGGTATGCCGTATCAGATAAATGTCCATAAGGCGCTGATGCTGAGATAAAACACGGATTCTGCGACCTGCTGGCAGGCGCCGAGGCAATCGCCGGTATAGCCGCCGATGTGGCGGTGGCAATACCGGCCGAGCCACAAGGCGGCGATCAACACCGGCGGAACGGCCGCGAGGCTGGCTGCCGGCAGCCAGGCGAAAGGGATCAGTGCGAGGCCGGACGCGAAAACGAGATCGGAAAGTGCCGGGCGATAGGCCGCGGCGCCGCCTTTGCTGGTTTCTTCGCGGGCATAGCGGTAACGGTGCATCAGCAGCAACGGCATCAGCCGGCTGAGGCTGTGCCCCGCCAATAAAATCGACGGAACGGCGGCGGACGGCATCGAGCCGAGCAGGCTGATTTTCAGCAGAAGCAGCAACAGAATCCCCAGCGTGCCGTAAACGCCGATCGCCGAATCCTTCATGATTGCCAGAATGCGCTGCTTGCCGTAGCCGCCGCCGAAGCCGTCGCAGACGTCGGCGAAGCCGTCCTCGTGAAAAGCGCCGGTGAGTAAAATGCCGGCGATCAGAGCGGCAAGGACCGCGACCGTTTGCGGCCAGACGAGGTCGGCCAGAGCAAAGGCCGCGGCCGAAAGTCCGCCGACCAGCCAGCCGATTGCGGGAAGAAAAACCGAGGCTTCCGGCAGCCTTCGATAATCCGGGGCCGGAGGACACGGCAGGCGCGTATAGTAACCCAGCGCCAGGAAAAACAGTTTCGGATGAGGCATCGTCGGCGAATTTATTTGAGCCGTTTCCACCGGCCCGGGACATAATCCAGCGCTTCCTGAATGTTCAGGTCGCGGGTGGCGCCTCCGGTTCGTACGTAGAATTTGGGACCGTTGCCCTGGTCGAGAAATACGGGCCGGCGCGACGGCGAAACGATCAGCCGGCACACGTCCTTGCGGTCGATCACGTGGAACAGCACATGGACGAAAGAACAGAGATCGGCGCCCAGATTGCTGGAAATGGAGGTCATCAAGGCCTGCTCGAAGCCGTCCTGATCGGGCCGTTTCAGCGTCTGATAGTCTTTTTCCAGACCCAGGATCTCGCCGTTGTCGGCGACACCGATCAGCAGCGTGCCTCCGACATGGCTGTTCAGAAAACCCGCCAGGGTCTTCAGGACCACGCCCTCGAGGGCGCGGTTGATGCGCGATTCGGCCAGATCCCAGCGAAACGTCGATTTGAATTCCAGATAGGGACCTTCGCCCTGCCGAATGATCGACGGCAGGTCCTTGTCCAGTTCCGACTTCAGGCGGTCGATCGGCATGAAGCGGTGATGGATGACCTTGTAGAGCCCGAGCGACAACACGCCGATCATCGCCCCGATTTCGGCATAGAAGATGATCAGCAGCAAATTGTTCTGGGAAATCCGTCCCATCAGCAGGTCCTTGACCTGGCTCAGCATGTATTCGATCGAGGACAGCGCATCGGCGTCCTGTTCACGTGCGTTGATGTAATCGTAGCTCGGGGCGAGCACGAGTATGCCGATGACGGCTCCGGCCAGGGCGGCGATCAAGTAAAGTTTTAACTGCTGACGCCAGATCAGCATCATCAACAAGAGAAGTCTTTTCATTAAGCGTTTTCGGTCATATCGTAAAAAATGATTCGCAAATATTTCCAGTAGAGTATCCCGGATACTTTAATAAAAAATTAACTGAGATTCTGCCGTTCCCTTTTTTCCAGCAGCTCATGGTAGTGAAGTTTGCCCCAATGTGCGGGAATCGACGCCGGCCTCTGCGAACGTGGCCATCTCGTTCAGAAAGCCGGTAGCCGATCGCAGCAAGGGGAACGCCAGAGCGATGCCCGAGCCTTCGCCCAGGCGCAGGTCGAGGTTGAGCAAAGGCCGAGCCCCAAAATGATCCAGCAAAGCGCGATGGCCCTGCTCGCAGGAGACATGGCTGAAGATGCAGTAGTCGAGCACGTCCGGATACAGTCCGGCAGCGACGAGCAGGGCGCTGCAGGCGAT from Methylosarcina fibrata AML-C10 harbors:
- a CDS encoding primase 1D-like protein, which produces MINKDHPYFFVEKLRDKKNIVFQLSKYIYKPDSLFDEREYIDIVSDNLSEEYIAKLINSLNSDQELAIHSKVHVNGRFMHIPMIDFSIEDSLTADTIYRLKKLLPINIFKNMAFYDSGRSLHAYSTTLISPKQWIEFMGRLLLVNKKDLEIIDNRWIGHRLLGGYSSLRWSNNSGQYLCEPRIIKSIF
- the dgt gene encoding dGTP triphosphohydrolase, which encodes MNSNFERLLALLKEDRLRTSTSGRPGILIASESDKGRVVNSPAFRRLQQKAQVFPLEPNAAVRTRLTHSIEVSQIGRYICQKIIEKLDAFDSSNYKQLAAFVNTIETACLLHDIGNPPFGHFGESAIRDWFKDREKNSETVPDDLINFDGNPQGFRLASFLSGADEYGFNLTCTLLLSMVKYPYISEDKKNDPEIKKIGLFKSEYNYYLQACEKLSWSSKNKFPLMYLMDAADDIAYSMSDLEDGLEKNIVSLEQLKIKFKSIDMNSSYIDPFIAFKTKTITDAVGVVSESFINQMEEIFDGEKVNLLPETSEVGGLIKEVKSYARKNIYSHISAEQVELAGRSVITGLLKHFGILLDLEENHFNALVNGDANLITKHHLDYHIRLLRRIPPNYIKKYKSKAGCEATRRAHLIVDYISGMTDDFALETYQILEGIRIH
- the yfbR gene encoding 5'-deoxynucleotidase; the encoded protein is MTDSTSSFYAYLSRLKWIKRWGLMRNAHEENVMEHSWDVAVIAHALALIKNRYFDGQVDANAIATAALYHDVTEVITGDLPTPIKYHSSAILDAYKQIEHQAEQTLLSILPKDLKEDYRQLLDHEHLPIELQQIIKAADKISAYLKCQAELKAGNTEFEVATKQLEKIIFSMVEQPEVLFFMQTFAPDCELTLDDLVK
- a CDS encoding formylmethanofuran dehydrogenase subunit C — its product is MSALTFTLKHRPDQRVDLSPLVCQNLEGKEISEIAALELQSGKVRLRVDALFSITGGDAQNIVIKNSFGKLDFIGKELNGGRIKVEGDAGAYLGMGMKAGNIRVTGNAGLYAACEMKKGTLEIDGDAGDFLGGALPGNKMGMKGGLILVRGNVGERVGDHMRRGTILIEGNAGDYCGSRMTAGTIAVMGQTGRYLGYAMRRGTLLLWNPPQFPASFNDCGAHTLGFLPMLFASFKSLNSRFADTAAGFNRVRRYAGDMAEMGRGEVLVKL
- the fhcD gene encoding formylmethanofuran--tetrahydromethanopterin N-formyltransferase, which translates into the protein MIINGVTIDATFAEAFPMKATRAIITAQNEKWAMISAQAMTGFATSVIACGCEAGIERVLDPSETPDGRPGVSIMIFAMGGKGLAKQLETRAGQCVLTSPTSALFAGIEGGKPIPLGKNLRYFGDGFQVSKQIGGKRYWRIPVMDGEFLAEATTAQVDAIGGGNFLVLAKSQPEALAACEAAIEAMRQVPNVIMPFPGGVVRSGSKVGSKYKALGASTNDAFCPTLKGMTQTELSPEVESVMEIVIDGLTKEDINKAMRVGIQAVCDLGAEHGITRISAGNYGGKLGPFHFHLQEIMA
- a CDS encoding DUF2442 domain-containing protein gives rise to the protein MIVSVKTATYLDAYRLRLVFNTGESGDVDLQDLVFKYDAAAPLRDINRFKSFTLDEWATVVWDCGFDVSPETLYERATGKRIDWVQYNEKNTEKEYQA
- a CDS encoding DUF4160 domain-containing protein, which codes for MPEISRFLGIVIFMYFDEHNPPHFHVKYNEYKAVVAIESLNILAGHLPGKVRGLVEEWAELHQPELLKMWHTKDFHKIKPLV